In one Amaranthus tricolor cultivar Red isolate AtriRed21 chromosome 8, ASM2621246v1, whole genome shotgun sequence genomic region, the following are encoded:
- the LOC130821234 gene encoding uncharacterized protein LOC130821234: MVEEQPPIQNSSPKMEVDANPNPSEMTNGATDQSNAPEHSESSIKNPKTSGISTVDDYEKSLEFADDLMEKGNSAFKEGDFPEAADLFSRALEIRVAHHGELAPECVKSYYKFGLALLYKAQEEADPLGSMPKKDADSRQCSFKIESAMSTVKGESSIASVSNKAELSASASSNQQQDTDDANNKDEGDGNEESDTEELAEAEEEEESDLDLAWKMLDLARAISEKHFRETMDMVDILSALAEVSLEREDIEISLSDYEKALTIAESLVEPDSRHIAELNFRICLCLEVGSKAQEAIPYCEKAVSVCKSRMQRLVDELKGMPGSTTSASSNAGEGPNHSPITSDSKNSVSDKQAEIQILKILSSDLEKKLEDLHQLVSNPTSILSDILGLAAAKVRAKEQTSASAGVSSLCVGGVAGNGDFDHPTVSTAHANGTNGVTHLGVVGRGVKRVNLSSENVESNASKRPAVTPA, from the exons ATGGTGGAAGAACAACCTCCAATCCAAAATTCCTCTCCGAAAATGGAGGTAGATGCAAACCCTAATCCTTCCGAAATGACAAATGGGGCGACAGACCAGTCTAATGCTCCCGAACACTCTGAATCCTCAATTAAAAACCCGAAAACCTCCGGAATCTCTACCGTCGATGATTATGAGAAGTCTTTGGAATTCGCTGACGATTTGATGGAGAAAGGAAACTCAGCTTTTAAAGAAGGCGATTTCCCTGAAGCAGCTGATCTCTTTAGCCGTGCCCTAGAAATCAG GGTTGCTCATCATGGTGAACTAGCACCTGAATGTGTTAAATCATACTACAAATTTGGTTTAGCATTGCTGTACAAAGCACAGGAGGAAGCTGATCCTTTGGGATCTATGCCAAAGAAGGATGCAGATTCCCGTCAATGTTCGTTTAAGATTGAATCTGCAATGAGCACTGTCAAAGGTGAATCATCCATAGCCTCTGTATCAAATAAAGCTGAGCTGTCTGCATCTGCAAGTTCAAACCAACAGCAGGACACAGATGATG CTAACAACAAGGATGAGGGAGATGGAAACGAGGAAAGCGATACAGAGGAACTTGCTGAAGCAGAGGAAGAGGAGGAGTCTGACTTGGACTTAGCTTGGAAAATGCTTGATCTTGCTAGGGCCATTTCGGAAAAGCACTTTAGGGAGACAATGGACATGGTTGATATATTGTCAGCTCTCGCTGAAGTTTCCCTTGAAAGAG AGGATATTGAGATATCTCTCAGTGATTATGAAAAAGCTCTCACTATTGCAGAGAGTTTGGTTGAACCGGACAGTCGCCACATTGCTGAACT AAACTTCCGCATCTGCCTTTGTCTAGAGGTTGGCTCCAAGGCTCAAGAAGCTATTCCTTATTGTGAGAAGGCTGTATCCGTCTGTAAATCAAGGATGCAGCGCCTGGTAGATGAACTGAAAGGCATGCCAGGATCAACTACTTCAGCTTCATCCAATGCTGGTGAAGGTCCCAATCATTCACCCATTACCTCTGATTCTAAGAATTCTGTTTCTGATAAACAAGCGGAGATTCAAATACTGAAGATACTCTCCAGTGATTTGGAGAAGAAG CTTGAAGATTTGCATCAATTAGTGTCGAACCCAACATCTATCTTGTCTGATATACTGGGATTGGCAGCGGCGAAAGTAAGGGCCAAGGAGCAGACCTCTGCTTCAGCAGGAGTAAGTTCATTGTGTGTTGGTGGTGTTGCGGGCAATGGAGATTTTGATCACCCCACGGTATCCACTGCTCATGCCAATGGAACCAATGGAGTCACACATCTTGGTGTTGTGGGCAGGGGGGTGAAGCGTGTGAACCTGAGTTCTGAAAATGTAGAATCAAATGCCAGTAAACGACCTGCCGTCACTCCTGCTTGA
- the LOC130821001 gene encoding BTB/POZ domain-containing protein At5g66560-like, with protein MASAEKSAASTPSKGQAWFCTTGLPSDVVVEVDDMTFHLHKFPLMSKSKKLHDLIKEQETKNIQKERQLTENDDVEVDEQILEQDYCHVSLSNFPGGSEAFETATKFCYGVKIDITAGKVAPLRCAGEVLEMTEEHSEDNLISKTERFFTNSVLKNIKYSIKALITCEKLMPLAENLGIVERCIDAISSKASLYDPSLFGWPVNDVTEYSSDTRKKNVSSTKIMRDDAWVEDLAQLSSNLFNRVISTMREKEINPEVIESCLIHYAKQCFPGISRSTRKLSSSMMTSEAEQRQLLETIVSNLPPEKSARSQFATRILFGLLRTANILNTSDECKSALEKKIGSQLEQATLDDLLIPSYSYLTETLYDVDCVERILSHFLVDYGRREIEGEDDQTLENIRSPSIMFVGKLIDGYLSEIASDTNLKPEKFMELTLSIPDKARLYDDGVYRAVDVYLKAHPWLSESERERISGVMNYEKLTLEACTHAAQNERLPLRSVVQVLFFEQLQLRHAIAGTLYLTPHHNTAPSESNVTDYRNEEETERRMKKKRWREAIRENEVLRLDMDSMRTRVQELETECSTMKKVIRNIDKVNSNNNTSHTWRSALMTKFGCKFKTQVCDSHQSTVVDNPKGRHNINQW; from the exons atggcgTCAGCTGAAAAATCTGCTGCTTCTACCCCCTCCAAAGGTCAAGCATGGTTTTGCACTACTGGTTTACCCAGCGACGTCGTTGTAGAAGTTGATGACATGACCTTCCATCTCCacaag TTTCCATTAATGTCTAAGAGCAAGAAACTTCACGACCTCAtaaaagagcaagaaacaaaaaataTCCAAAAAGAAAGACAGCTTACAGAAAACGACGACGTTGAGGTTGATGAACAAATACTTGAACAAGATTACTGCCACGTGTCACTTTCAAATTTTCCCGGCGGCTCTGAAGCTTTTGAAACTGCTACGAAATTCTGTTACGGAGTCAAAATCGATATCACCGCCGGTAAAGTGGCTCCACTCCGGTGTGCTGGAGAAGTTCTGGAAATGACGGAGGAACATTCTGAGGATAACCTCATCTCCAAAACCGAAAGATTCTTCACAAACTCGGTCCTCAAAAACATCAAATATTCCATTAAAGCGTTGATAACATGCGAGAAATTAATGCCTCTAGCGGAAAATCTTGGCATTGTTGAAAGATGTATTGACGCTATTTCATCGAAAGCGTCGCTTTATGATCCGTCATTGTTTGGATGGCCGGTAAACGACGTTACAGAATATTCATCAGATACTAGAAAGAAGAATGTATCATCAACCAAAATCATGAGGGATGATGCGTGGGTTGAAGATCTTGCTCAATTGAGTTCAAATCTCTTCAATCGAGTCATCTCAACAATGAGAGAAAAAGAGATTAATCCAGAAGTTATTGAGAGCTGTTTAATTCACTATGCAAAACAGTGTTTTCCAGGAATTAGTCGATCGACTCGGAAGCTATCATCATCCATGATGACTTCCGAGGCCGAACAGAGACAGTTATTGGAGACAATAGTCTCAAATCTTCCGCCTGAGAAGAGCGCACGATCGCAATTTGCAACGAGAATTCTTTTCGGATTACTTCGAACAGCCAATATTCTCAATACTTCAGATGAATGTAAATCTGCTCTCGAGAAAAAAATTGGATCTCAACTCGAACAAGCAACACTAGATGATTTGTTGATTCCGAGTTATTCTTATTTAACAGAAACATTGTATGATGTTGATTGTGTTGAGAGGATTTTAAGCCATTTTTTGGTTGATTACGGAAGGAGAGAAATCGAAGGTGAAGATGATCAAACCCTAGAAAATATCCGATCTCCGTCGATAATGTTCGTCGGAAAACTCATCGACGGTTACCTTTCGGAAATCGCTTCGGACACTAATTTAAAGCCGGAGAAGTTCATGGAACTGACATTATCTATTCCAGATAAAGCTCGCTTATACGATGATGGCGTTTACAGAGCTGTTGATGTCTATCTCAAA GCACATCCATGGTTATCAGAATCAGAACGAGAAAGAATAAGCGGAGTGATGAACTACGAAAAACTAACATTAGAAGCATGTACACACGCAGCACAAAACGAGAGACTACCCCTAAGATCAGTAGTACAAGTTCTATTCTTCGAACAACTTCAACTCCGTCACGCCATAGCCGGAACTCTCTACTTAACACCTCATCATAATACTGCGCCGAGTGAATCTAATGTGACTGATTatagaaatgaagaagaaacagaGAGACGAATGAAAAAGAAGAGATGGAGAGAAGCAATTAGGGAGAATGAGGTGCTGCGATTAGATATGGATAGTATGAGGACAAGAGTTCAGGAATTAGAAACGGAATGTTCAACTATGAAGAAGGTCATCCGTAATATTGATAAagttaatagtaataataatacttcTCATACTTGGAGGAGCGCGTTAATGACTAAGTTTGGATGTAAGTTTAAGACTCAGGTTTGTGATTCTCATCAATCAACGGTGGTGGATAACccaaaaggaagacataacatCAATCAATGGTGA
- the LOC130820872 gene encoding serine/threonine-protein phosphatase 7 long form homolog: protein MIPIKFVVKGGLSLGELPTKWMRVERNELIVIVMGAMVTTLEPVTPAKAIANTSVEEMDPAAPGPQDPSMLTMQHEHKSTPLWDAQVSNTDTLGTRHPDSVPWVIDDRIIPYLKLTRLYDFHLVAYGRADCAIITTLVERWRQETHTFHLLLGEAIITLLDVALLTRLPIEGRAVCTAEGQLSSWRDMVHRILGERPPAEVFKGSGLRCTWLVQTLSPRRC from the exons atgatCCCGATCAAATTCGTGGTAAAGGGAGGCCTAAGTCTAGGAGAATTACCAACGAAATGGATGAGGGTAGAAAGAAACGAATTAATTGTCATCGTTATGGGAGCGatggtcacaacactagaacctgtaactccag CTAAAGCTATTGCGAACACATCAGTagaggagatggatccagcagctccaggaccCCAAGACCCTAGTATGTTAACTATGCAGCATGAGCACAAGAGtactcctctttgggatgcccag GTGTCCAATACAGACACATTAGGCACTAGGCATCCAGATTCCGTTCCATGGGTGATCGATGATAGGATCATCCCATACCTGAAGCTCACGAGGTTGTATGACTTTCACCTCGTTGCATACGGCAGAGCTGACTGTGCCATTATCACAACACTGGTCGAGAGATGGCGTCAAGAGACACACACATTTCATCTCCTTTTAGGTGAGGCTATCATCACActgcttgatgtagccttactaacacggcttcccatcgagggacgtgCCGTGTGTACAGCCGAAGGCCAGCTATCAAGCTGGCGTGACATGGTGCACCGCATACTGGGAGAGCGCCCTCCAGCGGAAGTGTTCAAGGGGAGCGGTTTGCGCTGCACATGGTTGGTTCAGACCTTATCTCCCCGAAGATGCTGA
- the LOC130820962 gene encoding uncharacterized protein LOC130820962, whose amino-acid sequence MVKDQFGVKVTYKRAWCAKQQALLSIYGTWEDSYPLLPRFLKALQISNPGTVVEWFFKEDNDAGVYVRPSIRTFQHVFWAFQPSIEGFKYCKPVNAIDGTHFYGKYRHTLLTAIAQDGNKGIFPLAIALVEKECIAAWSWFMACVRKHVMHSPGLCVISDRHAGILATMEEPKWQPSNAHHRFCLRHLLSNFNRQMGNVKLKKMCGRTAEQRQPHKVVEELKAIGVANREALFWIDQGGEMCKWSICHDGGYRYGVTNTNLAEVFNNVMKHVRFLPITTLVEFTFYRVNDYFVKRRENAYAWQIGGNKYTSHATRIITRNTEKTNYHKIVAFDYRRGLFQVKTGRGNRGSAKGGKIQSVDMREMKCTCNKPSIYHIPCSHVLAVCIKRHLSYERFVDSCYTTQSYVNTYESIFLPLIDKRSWPQYTGVEVLHDPDYIRGLG is encoded by the coding sequence atggtgaaagaccaattcggtgtcaaagtgacctataagcgggcatggtgtgctaaacagcaagcccttctctccatctatggtacatgggaagattcttatcctcttcttccacggTTCTTGAAGGCACTGCAAATTTCAAACCCCGGGaccgtagttgagtggttctttaaggaagataatgatgccGGTGTGTatgtccgtcctagtattagaactttccaacacGTGTTTTGGGCTttccaacctagtattgagggattcaagtattgcaaacccgttaatgccattgacggaacacatttttatggtaagtatcgccatacgttgttgactgccattgcccaagatgggaacaagggaatcttcccgcttgccATTGCCTTGGTCGAAAAAGAATGCATAGCcgcgtggtcttggtttatggcctgtgttcgtaagcatgtgatgcatagtccagggttatgtgttatttccgatagacatgcgggcattctagcaaccatggaggagccGAAATGGCAACCTTCGaacgcccatcataggttttgcttgcggcatttgttaagtaacttcaaccgccaaatgggtaatgtgaagttgaagaagatgtgtggaaggactgcagagcaaagacaaccacatAAGGTCGTCGAGGAATTGAAGGCCATTGGTGTTGCTAATCGGGAAGcacttttttggattgatcaagGTGGTGAAATGtgtaaatggtcaatatgtcacgatggagggtataggtatggtgttactaataccaacttggccgaagtattcaataacgtgatgaagCATGTACGTTTCTTGCCTATAACCACTCTTGTGGAGTTCACCTTCTATCGTGTTAATGATTACTTTGTTAAAAGACGTGAGAATGCGTACGCGTGGCAAATTGGGGGAAATAAAtacacttcacacgccactAGGATTATCACCCGTAACACCGAGAAGACAAACTACCATAAGATCgtcgcatttgactacagacgaggccttttccaagttaagactggacgtggtaatagaggatccgccaaaggtggtaaaatacaaagtgtagatatgagagagatgaaatgcacttgtaacaaaccaTCCATATATCACAtaccttgttctcatgttcttgccgtATGTATTAAACGACACTTATCCTACGAGCGTTTTGTGGACTCCTGCTACACGACACAGAGCTATGTTAACACATATGAATCCATATTCTTGCcgttgattgataagaggtcatggcctcaatacaccggtgttgaggtgCTACACGATCCAGATTACATTCGTGGATTAGGATGA
- the LOC130820853 gene encoding uncharacterized protein LOC130820853 — translation MRFSILRRHNQLPKLPSMASLTSQSLTLPPSSTVEENNLDDLLCSSGPLSEERESNLDENGCLLGHPSGYLSGEARIERAWSHWKKLGQPKLIVAPMVDCSELPFRMLCRKYGAQAAYTPMLHSRIFTETEKYRTMEFTTCQEDRPLFVQFCANDPDVLLDAARRVEPFCDYVDINLGCPQRIARRGNYGAFLMDNLPLVKSLVEKLAQNLEVPISCKIRIFPNLEDTINYARMLEEAGCSLLAVHGRTRDQKDQKKIRADWSIIRKVKDAVRIPVLANGNIRHMDDVNSCLTATGAEGVLSADALLENPALFAGFRTPEWVENGLDSCKDGNINQADLLVEYLKLCEKYPVPWRMIRAHVHKMLGEWFRMQPQVREELNAQSRLTFEFLYGLVDQLRQLGVKIPLYLKDGNSDEKTDPTSDVPL, via the exons ATGAGATTTTCTATCCTTCGCCGCCATAACCAACTTCCAAAACTTCCTTCCATGGCTTCTCTCACATCTCAAAGCCTAACTCTGCCGCCATCTTCCACGGTAGAAGAAAACAACCTTGACGACCTCCTTTGTTCTTCCGGACCGTTATCAGAGGAGAGAGAATCAAACCTTGATGAAAACGGTTGTTTATTGGGCCATCCAAGTGGATACTTAAGCGGGGAGGCACGGATAGAGAGGGCTTGGTCTCACTGGAAGAAGTTGGGACAGCCTAAATTGATAGTTGCTCCTATGGTGGATTGCTCTGAACTTCCGTTTAGGATGCTTTGTCGTAAATATGGAGCACAGGCTGCTTATACGCCTATGTTGCATTCTAGAATCTTTACTGAGACGGAGAAGTATCGGACTATGGAATTCACTACTTGCCAG GAGGACCGGCCATTGTTTGTCCAGTTTTGCGCAAATGATCCAGATGTCTTACTTGATGCTGCTCGGAGGGTTGAGCCATTTTGTGACTATGTTGATATTAATTTGGG CTGTCCTCAGCGTATTGCTCGACGAGGTAATTATGGAGCGTTTTTGATGGATAATCTCCCTCTCGTAAAGTCTTTAGTTGAAAAATTGGCTCAAAACCTTGAGGTTCCCATTTCATGCAAAATTAGAATCTTCCCCAATCTAGAAGATACAATAAACTATGCTAGAATGCTGGAGGAAGCTGGTTGTTCTCTTCTAGCTGTTCATGGTCGAACTAGAGATCAGAAAGACCAGAAGAAAATTAGGGCTGACTGGAGTATAATTAGGAAGGTCAAAGATGCAGTAAGGATTCCAGTTCTTGCCAATGGGAACATTAGACACATGGATGATGTTAACAGCTGCTTGACGGCAACAGGTGCAGAAGGCGTGCTCTCTGCTGACGCTCTGCTCGAAAACCCAGCTCTATTTGCAGGTTTTCGAACCCCTGAATGGGTGGAAAATGGTCTAGACAGTTGTAAAGACGGGAACATAAACCAGGCAGATCTTCTGGTTGAATATCTGAAACTTTGTGAAAAGTACCCTGTGCCATGGAGAATGATCCGTGCCCATGTCCATAAGATGTTGGGAGAGTGGTTTCGGATGCAACCACAGGTTAGAGAAGAGCTCAACGCACAATCCCGTCTTACATTTGAGTTCCTTTATGGCTTGGTGGATCAACTTAGGCAACTAGGCGTAAAAATTCCACTTTATTTGAAGGACGGTAATAGTGATGAGAAAACTGACCCTACTAGTGATGTACCTCTGTGA